The Pirellulales bacterium genome has a segment encoding these proteins:
- a CDS encoding SdrD B-like domain-containing protein produces MSLLSSVVKWGEFLKSPRRRAAHKPQDRKHLCRFEAMEPRQLMTASPIAPQIHLGSVFFDPAPGKDTVPNTIQITFQGGQPNTQMTQVIVDGSANQNGLAAGDIVWNTTNAPVQIVADAGFQVLSTTVVNGGSQIIFDLSGFVSGDSLTFTADADQVLSVNGQGIATTAPLTDGNQFQNAHLVGTFTAPHYENVTVNTAFVAGYNTLFADNNTTSGTNLNLPPQDYEPPSTTDQSDQTAGANVLVTQTPLPISIGGTVYDDANFDNLQDNGEQGVPNVTLSLMEYNGTQFVSTGITTTTDANGSYLFQFLQPGTYEVDETVPSAYFAESAQPGTVGGTTDATVLSATAISQIAVLGGDNSVANNFALVQPASISGNVSDCLADKALSGVTVELLNSSGTVVETTTTNGSGNYQFTGLEPNATYGVEQILPNGYLNHDAWAGSVGGTVAANDDSITQVTLGDGTNATAYNFCDVLPASISGTVADCLANQPLANVTVELLNSSGTVIQTTETNGAGAYQFTGLMPGVDYGVEQILPTGYMNHETTAGTAGGTVSPDLDSITEVPLGDGVNATAYNFCDVLPASINGTVSDCLADQPLSGVTVELLNSSGTVIKTTTTDSSGNYQFTGLLPGVTYGVEQILPTGYINHDAWAGSAGGTVAADDDSITQVSLTDGAAATGYSFCDVLPASISGNVGDCDLGVPLPGVTVELLNSSGTVIRTTTTDDSGNYQFTGLMPGQVYGVEQILPAGYLNNDAWAGSAGGSVSADLDSITQVSLGDGVAATAYNFCDVQPVGISGYVEIDTTGNPTTATNLKPLAGVSVSLLDSNGNILSTTTTDQNGFYSFADNLPPGTYGVEDVTPSPYFSEEADYGSAGGIVENVNLIDTITLTSGTVGTNYNFYVDPPATISGLVFQDGPPLELPAGTTLTAAQVAQYRTGVYQSGDKLLAGVTLYLYGADGAPIFDFSTGQQENTTTDANGFYEFTDLPGNQAYSVATEPVSDQPETSANNAQGYTTILGLTSVGSAGGAADNPGNTIDANAISALGLSPDSTAVVEIPLAIGSSSTNNNFSVVVTQQQPITPPPPVTPPPPVTPPPPFTPPMPQEVFNSPVSPVSFDQPPVAPPAERFDLPGGGGEVPYTWHLSVMDDGQPREAIPPDEGVNADAGPLVFDQGSWDAMNLSSSRWIINDGTIKSDVDVFGTPGAIPVYGDFLGNGTTQMGVFIDGEWFIDANADGKWGEGDLYARLGDAGDTPVVGDWDGDGKDDIGVFGPQWIADTRPLDREPGLPNPQNANRNVMKNMPPLAKDAASQGRTVKRGDTGKLRADVIDHVFQFGQAGDVPVVGDWTGSGVRTIGVFRDGVWYLDIHGTGKWAADDIQTQFGQPGDIPVVGDWDGSGRDSIGVYRDGVWILDSNHDFRYDAGDKIVRFGQHGDRPVTGKFTATDKTEIGVYRNGLLERATSTAQK; encoded by the coding sequence ACACGCAGATGACGCAAGTGATCGTTGACGGCAGCGCCAATCAAAATGGCCTTGCCGCCGGCGACATCGTTTGGAACACAACCAACGCACCCGTGCAAATCGTCGCCGATGCGGGCTTCCAAGTGCTCAGCACGACCGTCGTCAACGGCGGCTCGCAAATCATCTTCGATCTAAGCGGATTCGTGTCGGGTGATAGCCTCACATTCACCGCCGATGCCGACCAGGTGCTTTCGGTCAATGGCCAGGGCATCGCCACCACCGCCCCGCTCACCGACGGCAACCAATTCCAGAATGCCCATTTGGTTGGCACATTCACCGCCCCGCATTATGAAAACGTCACGGTGAATACGGCATTCGTCGCCGGCTACAATACGCTCTTCGCCGACAATAACACCACCTCCGGCACGAACCTCAACCTGCCGCCACAAGACTACGAACCGCCAAGCACCACCGACCAATCCGATCAAACCGCCGGCGCCAACGTGCTCGTCACCCAAACGCCGTTGCCGATTTCGATCGGCGGCACGGTCTACGACGACGCGAATTTCGACAACCTGCAAGACAACGGCGAGCAAGGAGTGCCGAACGTCACGCTTTCGTTGATGGAATACAACGGCACCCAGTTCGTTTCCACCGGCATCACCACCACCACCGATGCCAACGGCAGCTATCTGTTCCAGTTCCTGCAGCCCGGCACGTATGAAGTCGACGAAACGGTGCCGAGCGCCTATTTCGCCGAAAGCGCTCAGCCGGGCACCGTCGGCGGCACGACCGACGCCACCGTGCTCAGCGCGACCGCGATCAGCCAGATTGCCGTTCTCGGCGGCGACAACAGCGTGGCGAACAATTTCGCTCTCGTGCAGCCGGCGAGCATCAGCGGCAATGTGTCCGACTGCCTTGCCGACAAGGCCCTCTCCGGCGTCACGGTCGAATTGCTGAACTCCAGCGGCACCGTCGTCGAAACAACCACGACCAACGGCTCCGGCAATTATCAATTCACCGGTCTGGAACCGAACGCCACCTATGGCGTCGAGCAGATTCTCCCCAACGGCTATCTGAACCACGACGCATGGGCCGGCAGCGTCGGCGGCACCGTCGCAGCCAATGACGATTCGATCACGCAGGTCACGCTCGGCGACGGCACCAACGCGACAGCCTACAACTTCTGCGACGTGCTCCCCGCCAGCATCAGCGGCACCGTGGCCGACTGCCTCGCCAATCAACCGCTGGCGAACGTGACGGTCGAGTTGCTGAATTCGAGCGGCACCGTGATTCAAACCACCGAGACCAATGGCGCGGGCGCCTATCAATTCACGGGGCTCATGCCGGGTGTCGACTACGGCGTCGAACAGATTCTTCCGACCGGCTACATGAATCACGAAACCACGGCCGGCACGGCGGGTGGAACCGTTTCGCCCGATCTCGATTCGATCACCGAAGTGCCACTTGGCGACGGCGTAAACGCGACGGCCTACAACTTCTGCGATGTGCTCCCCGCGAGCATCAACGGCACCGTGTCCGATTGCCTCGCGGATCAGCCGTTGTCGGGCGTGACGGTCGAACTGCTGAACTCTAGCGGCACGGTGATCAAAACCACCACGACCGATAGCTCCGGCAATTACCAGTTCACGGGGTTGTTGCCCGGCGTCACTTATGGCGTCGAACAGATTCTGCCGACGGGCTATATCAACCACGACGCATGGGCCGGCTCGGCCGGCGGAACGGTCGCAGCCGACGACGATTCGATCACGCAAGTGTCGCTCACCGACGGTGCCGCCGCCACGGGTTATAGCTTCTGCGACGTGCTGCCAGCCAGCATCAGCGGGAACGTCGGCGATTGCGATCTCGGCGTTCCGCTGCCGGGCGTCACGGTCGAATTGTTGAACTCGAGCGGCACGGTGATCCGAACCACGACGACCGACGATTCCGGCAATTACCAGTTTACCGGCCTCATGCCGGGCCAGGTGTACGGCGTCGAACAAATCCTGCCCGCGGGCTATTTGAACAACGATGCCTGGGCCGGCAGCGCCGGCGGCTCGGTCTCGGCCGATCTCGATTCAATCACGCAGGTCTCTCTCGGCGACGGCGTCGCGGCAACGGCCTACAACTTCTGCGACGTGCAGCCGGTCGGGATCAGCGGCTACGTGGAAATCGACACCACCGGCAACCCAACGACGGCCACGAATCTGAAACCGCTGGCAGGCGTCAGCGTTAGCCTGCTGGATTCCAATGGCAACATCCTCAGCACCACCACGACCGATCAAAATGGGTTCTATAGCTTCGCCGACAATTTGCCGCCGGGCACCTACGGCGTCGAAGACGTGACGCCGAGCCCGTATTTCTCCGAAGAGGCCGACTACGGCTCGGCAGGCGGCATCGTCGAGAATGTGAACTTGATCGACACGATCACGCTTACCAGCGGCACGGTCGGCACGAACTACAACTTCTACGTCGATCCGCCGGCGACGATTTCCGGCCTTGTCTTCCAAGACGGTCCGCCCCTCGAACTGCCGGCCGGGACCACGCTCACCGCGGCCCAAGTGGCTCAATACCGGACCGGCGTTTATCAATCGGGCGACAAGCTGCTGGCCGGAGTGACGCTCTATCTCTACGGCGCCGACGGCGCTCCGATTTTCGATTTCTCGACCGGCCAGCAGGAAAACACCACGACCGATGCGAATGGCTTCTACGAATTTACCGATCTGCCGGGCAATCAAGCGTATAGCGTGGCCACGGAGCCGGTCTCCGACCAGCCGGAAACCTCGGCCAACAACGCGCAAGGATACACCACGATTCTCGGCCTCACCTCCGTCGGCTCCGCCGGTGGAGCGGCCGACAATCCGGGCAATACGATCGACGCCAACGCGATTTCCGCGCTCGGTCTGAGCCCCGACTCGACGGCGGTGGTCGAAATTCCGCTTGCGATCGGCAGCTCATCGACCAACAACAACTTCAGCGTGGTGGTCACGCAGCAGCAACCAATCACTCCGCCGCCGCCAGTTACACCGCCACCGCCGGTCACGCCTCCCCCGCCATTCACACCGCCGATGCCGCAAGAGGTATTCAATTCTCCGGTGTCGCCGGTCAGCTTCGATCAACCGCCGGTTGCGCCGCCTGCGGAGCGATTCGACTTGCCGGGCGGCGGCGGCGAAGTTCCGTATACCTGGCATCTGAGCGTGATGGACGATGGCCAGCCCCGCGAGGCAATTCCGCCCGACGAAGGCGTGAACGCCGATGCCGGTCCGTTGGTGTTCGATCAAGGCAGTTGGGATGCCATGAATTTGAGCAGCTCGCGCTGGATCATCAACGACGGCACGATCAAGTCCGACGTCGATGTATTCGGCACTCCCGGCGCCATTCCGGTCTATGGCGATTTCCTCGGCAACGGCACTACGCAAATGGGCGTCTTCATCGACGGCGAATGGTTCATCGACGCCAACGCCGACGGCAAGTGGGGCGAGGGTGATCTCTATGCCCGGCTCGGCGATGCAGGCGATACGCCGGTCGTCGGCGATTGGGACGGCGACGGCAAAGACGACATCGGCGTGTTCGGGCCGCAATGGATCGCCGACACACGGCCACTCGATCGCGAACCGGGCTTGCCGAACCCACAGAACGCAAACCGCAATGTGATGAAGAACATGCCGCCGCTGGCCAAGGATGCCGCCTCGCAAGGCCGCACCGTGAAACGCGGCGACACCGGCAAGCTGCGGGCCGACGTAATCGACCACGTCTTCCAGTTCGGCCAGGCGGGCGATGTGCCGGTCGTCGGCGACTGGACCGGCAGCGGAGTGCGCACCATCGGCGTCTTCCGCGATGGTGTGTGGTATCTCGATATCCACGGTACGGGCAAATGGGCAGCCGACGACATCCAGACCCAATTCGGCCAGCCGGGCGACATCCCGGTGGTGGGCGATTGGGACGGCAGCGGCCGCGATTCGATCGGCGTCTATCGCGACGGCGTCTGGATTCTCGACTCGAATCACGATTTCCGTTACGACGCGGGCGACAAGATCGTCCGCTTCGGCCAACACGGCGACCGCCCGGTAACCGGCAAATTCACCGC